A region from the Silene latifolia isolate original U9 population chromosome 7, ASM4854445v1, whole genome shotgun sequence genome encodes:
- the LOC141593076 gene encoding putative GPI-anchored protein At1g61900 isoform X2 — protein sequence MRGGLLIYLTKLQSFSCFLVLFYFNVSYCSQLNDLSGSAPDGFLPMSPEGGPQPLFPFLAPSPLSPFTNSTIPKLSGVCPFDFSASENLMGITSTDCFTAFAPFLANVICCPQLQATLAVLVGQSSKDTKLLALNKTLASNCLSDVDQVLVSQGANDNLQQICNIHSSNLTEGSCPVKDVSEFEATVNTSKLLAACGKINLVDECCTQTCQNAISEAAQNITSKDGDLGKVPQLSVIAEDCTTIVQRWLASKLHPSRAKEVLRGLTNCNINKVCPLALPDTKLVVKKCANVISDKVACCSELESYLSHLQNQSFITNLQAVNCAAALGMKLQLQNVTSNVYNLCSVSLKKFSLQAGIQESGCLLQSMPSDVTFDQTTGITFLCDLNDNIPATWPSANQLTSTSCSKMNIPALPAAASGQNGRRMKHHVYYFLIFLLAVPALV from the exons ATGAGAGGCGGATTGTTGATTTATCTCACCAAGCTCCAATCTTTCAGCTGTTTTCTTGTATTATTCT ATTTCAATGTATCATATTGTTCCCAATTAAATGATCTCAGCGGTTCCGCCCCAGATGGCTTCTTGCCCATGTCACCAGAAGGAGGTCCTCAACCCCTTTTCCCCTTTTTGGCACCTTCACCTTTGTCTCCATTTACAAATAGCACTATTCCTAAATTATCAG GAGTGTGTCCTTTTGACTTCTCTGCTTCTGAAAATCTTATGGGTATAACATCAACCGACTGTTTCACTGCTTTCGCACCATTCTTGGCTAATGTAATATGCTGTCCTCAGTTACAAGCCACCTTAGCTGTTTTAGTAGGTCAGTCTAGTAAAGATACAAAACTTCTTGCTCTCAATAAGACGCTCGCAAGTAATTGCCTCTCGGATGTTGACCAAGTACTAGTGAGTCAAGGTGCGAATGACAATCTTCAACAAATCTGCAATATTCATTCATCCAACCTAACCGAAGGCTCGTGTCCTGTCAAAGATGTTAGTGAGTTTGAGGCAACCGTGAATACTTCTAAGCTTCTTGCTGCATGCGGCAAGATTAATCTCGTGGATGAATGTTGTACCCAAACTTGTCAGAACGCTATATCTGAAGCTGCTCAGAATATTACCTCCAAAGATGGTGATCTGGGTAAAGTCCCTCAGCTTTCAGTTATTGCTGAAGATTGTACAACCATTGTTCAAAGGTGGTTGGCAAGTAAGCTTCACCCTTCACGTGCAAAAGAAGTACTAAGGGGGCTGACAAATTGCAATATCAACAAAG TGTGTCCGTTAGCTCTTCCCGATACTAAGCTTGTGGTGAAGAAATGTGCCAATGTAATAAGTGATAAAGTAGCATGCTGTAGTGAGCTCGAAAGCTACTTGAGTCACTTGCAGAACCAGAGCTTCATCACTAACTTGCAAGCCGTCAATTGTGCCGCTGCGCTTGGGATGAAGTTACAATTGCAGAATGTCACCTCAAATGTTTATAACCTTTGTTCTGTGAGCCTTAAGAAATTTTCCCTCCAAG CTGGAATCCAAG AGTCCGGATGTCTTCTACAGAGCATGCCATCAGATGTGACTTTCGACCAGACTACAGGAATTACCTTCCTGTGCGACCTGAATGACAACATTCCAGCTACCTGGCCTTCTGCAAATCAATTGACATCAACATCTTGCAGTAAAA TGAACATTCCTGCACTTCCCGCTGCTGCTTCTGGACAAAATG GTCGGCGCATGAAACACCATGTGTACTATTTCCTCATCTTTCTGTTAGCAGTTCCAGCTCTTGTATAA
- the LOC141593076 gene encoding putative GPI-anchored protein At1g61900 isoform X4, translated as MRGGLLIYLTKLQSFSCFLVLFYFNVSYCSQLNDLSGSAPDGFLPMSPEGGPQPLFPFLAPSPLSPFTNSTIPKLSGVCPFDFSASENLMGITSTDCFTAFAPFLANVICCPQLQATLAVLVGQSSKDTKLLALNKTLASNCLSDVDQVLVSQGANDNLQQICNIHSSNLTEGSCPVKDVSEFEATVNTSKLLAACGKINLVDECCTQTCQNAISEAAQNITSKDGDLGKVPQLSVIAEDCTTIVQRWLASKLHPSRAKEVLRGLTNCNINKVCPLALPDTKLVVKKCANVISDKVACCSELESYLSHLQNQSFITNLQAVNCAAALGMKLQLQNVTSNVYNLCSVSLKKFSLQESGCLLQSMPSDVTFDQTTGITFLCDLNDNIPATWPSANQLTSTSCSKMNIPALPAAASGQNGRRMKHHVYYFLIFLLAVPALV; from the exons ATGAGAGGCGGATTGTTGATTTATCTCACCAAGCTCCAATCTTTCAGCTGTTTTCTTGTATTATTCT ATTTCAATGTATCATATTGTTCCCAATTAAATGATCTCAGCGGTTCCGCCCCAGATGGCTTCTTGCCCATGTCACCAGAAGGAGGTCCTCAACCCCTTTTCCCCTTTTTGGCACCTTCACCTTTGTCTCCATTTACAAATAGCACTATTCCTAAATTATCAG GAGTGTGTCCTTTTGACTTCTCTGCTTCTGAAAATCTTATGGGTATAACATCAACCGACTGTTTCACTGCTTTCGCACCATTCTTGGCTAATGTAATATGCTGTCCTCAGTTACAAGCCACCTTAGCTGTTTTAGTAGGTCAGTCTAGTAAAGATACAAAACTTCTTGCTCTCAATAAGACGCTCGCAAGTAATTGCCTCTCGGATGTTGACCAAGTACTAGTGAGTCAAGGTGCGAATGACAATCTTCAACAAATCTGCAATATTCATTCATCCAACCTAACCGAAGGCTCGTGTCCTGTCAAAGATGTTAGTGAGTTTGAGGCAACCGTGAATACTTCTAAGCTTCTTGCTGCATGCGGCAAGATTAATCTCGTGGATGAATGTTGTACCCAAACTTGTCAGAACGCTATATCTGAAGCTGCTCAGAATATTACCTCCAAAGATGGTGATCTGGGTAAAGTCCCTCAGCTTTCAGTTATTGCTGAAGATTGTACAACCATTGTTCAAAGGTGGTTGGCAAGTAAGCTTCACCCTTCACGTGCAAAAGAAGTACTAAGGGGGCTGACAAATTGCAATATCAACAAAG TGTGTCCGTTAGCTCTTCCCGATACTAAGCTTGTGGTGAAGAAATGTGCCAATGTAATAAGTGATAAAGTAGCATGCTGTAGTGAGCTCGAAAGCTACTTGAGTCACTTGCAGAACCAGAGCTTCATCACTAACTTGCAAGCCGTCAATTGTGCCGCTGCGCTTGGGATGAAGTTACAATTGCAGAATGTCACCTCAAATGTTTATAACCTTTGTTCTGTGAGCCTTAAGAAATTTTCCCTCCAAG AGTCCGGATGTCTTCTACAGAGCATGCCATCAGATGTGACTTTCGACCAGACTACAGGAATTACCTTCCTGTGCGACCTGAATGACAACATTCCAGCTACCTGGCCTTCTGCAAATCAATTGACATCAACATCTTGCAGTAAAA TGAACATTCCTGCACTTCCCGCTGCTGCTTCTGGACAAAATG GTCGGCGCATGAAACACCATGTGTACTATTTCCTCATCTTTCTGTTAGCAGTTCCAGCTCTTGTATAA
- the LOC141593073 gene encoding protein DETOXIFICATION 40-like isoform X2, translating to MDSKGKDDYNEHLLPSPSSQPQPPPPPQIGEDVNSALEKTLSNRDLATVQRWWLATWLEMKYLIPLAGPAIVVYLLNNVISVSTQIFCGHLGNLELAAASLGNTGIQVLAYGLMLGMGSAVETLCGQAYGANKYDMLGIYMQRSTILLTVTAIPLTMVYIFSKDILLILGEPEDIASMAQIFILGLIPQIFAYACNFPIQKFLQAQSIVFPSAYISVAALVFHIFASWFVMFKLGWGLLGASLVLSFSWWIIVVAQFVYIVCNSRFKYTWTGFSSSAFSGLWPFLKLSTSSAVMLCLETWYFQILVLIAGLFDNAQLALDSLSVSMSISGWVFMISLGFNAAASVRVSNELGARHPKSASFSVVAVTAMSSIIALICAILVIIFRYQLSYIFTGGTEVSNAVAELSPYLAISMLLNGVQPVLSGVAVGCGWQTFVAYVNVGCYYVVGIPLGVLLGFYFNLGVKGLWGGMIGGTIIQTLILLWVTYRTDWEKEVEKAVQRLNTWDAKKVPLLE from the exons ATGGATTCTAAAGGGAAAGACGACTATAACGAACACCTACTCCCTTCGCCAtcatcacaaccacaaccaccaccaccacctcaaaTCGGCGAGGATGTAAACTCGGCCCTCGAAAAAACCCTTTCGAACCGTGACTTAGCCACAGTCCAACGATGGTGGCTAGCGACATGGCTCGAAATGAAATACTTAATCCCATTAGCAGGACCAGCCATAGTAGTATACTTACTTAACAACGTTATATCGGTTTCGACACAAATATTTTGTGGACATCTTGGTAATCTTGAGCTTGCTGCTGCTTCTCTTGGTAATACTGGCATTCAAGTCTTAGCTTATGGCCTCATG CTCGGGATGGGAAGCGCAGTAGAGACATTATGTGGACAAGCATACGGGGCAAACAAATACGATATGCTCGGAATTTACATGCAAAGATCGACGATCCTCCTAACCGTCACCGCAATACCATTAACAATGGTCTACATATTCTCAAAGGACATCCTCTTAATACTAGGAGAGCCAGAGGACATAGCTTCAATGGCCCAAATTTTCATACTTGGGCTAATTCCACAAATATTCGCCTACGCTTGTAATTTCCCAATCCAAAAATTCCTCCAAGCCCAATCCATTGTCTTCCCTAGCGCGTACATCTCAGTCGCGGCCCTAGTGTTTCACATTTTCGCGTCTTGGTTTGTGATGTTCAAGTTGGGTTGGGGTTTGCTTGGAGCTTCATTGGTACTTAGTTTCTCTTGGTGGATAATTGTGGTGGCTCAATTTGTATATATAGTGTGTAATAGTCGGTTTAAGTATACTTGGACCGGGTTCAGTTCATCCGCTTTTAGCGGGCTTTGGCCTTTTCTCAAGTTATCCACTTCGTCGGCCGTGATGCTCTGCTTGGAGACTTGGTATTTCCAAATTTTGGTGTTGATTGCTGGATTGTTTGACAATGCTCAGCTTGCTTTGGACTCCCTCTCTGTAAG CATGTCAATATCAGGATGGGTGTTCATGATCTCACTGGGATTCAATGCAGCTGCAAG TGTAAGGGTGAGTAATGAGCTAGGAGCAAGGCATCCAAAGTCAGCATCATTTTCAGTAGTGGCAGTAACAGCAATGTCGTCCATCATCGCGCTAATATGCGCTATCCTTGTAATCATTTTCCGGTATCAGCTCAGTTATATCTTCACTGGTGGTACTGAAGTTTCTAATGCAGTTGCTGAACTGTCTCCTTATCTAGCCATCTCCATGTTACTCAATGGTGTTCAACCTGTTTTATCAG GTGTGGCAGTTGGATGTGGATGGCAAACATTTGTTGCCTATGTAAATGTGGGATGCTATTATGTGGTTGGGATACCTCTTGGTGTGCTCCTTGGTTTTTACTTTAATCTCGGAGTTAAG GGATTATGGGGAGGAATGATTGGAGGTACAATAATTCAAACTTTGATCTTATTATGGGTCACCTACAGGACTGATTGGGAAAAAGAG GTAGAGAAGGCCGTACAACGACTAAATACATGGGACGCGAAGAAAGTGCCTCTTCTCGAGTAA
- the LOC141593073 gene encoding protein DETOXIFICATION 40-like isoform X1, translating to MDSKGKDDYNEHLLPSPSSQPQPPPPPQIGEDVNSALEKTLSNRDLATVQRWWLATWLEMKYLIPLAGPAIVVYLLNNVISVSTQIFCGHLGNLELAAASLGNTGIQVLAYGLMLGMGSAVETLCGQAYGANKYDMLGIYMQRSTILLTVTAIPLTMVYIFSKDILLILGEPEDIASMAQIFILGLIPQIFAYACNFPIQKFLQAQSIVFPSAYISVAALVFHIFASWFVMFKLGWGLLGASLVLSFSWWIIVVAQFVYIVCNSRFKYTWTGFSSSAFSGLWPFLKLSTSSAVMLCLETWYFQILVLIAGLFDNAQLALDSLSVSMSISGWVFMISLGFNAAASVRVSNELGARHPKSASFSVVAVTAMSSIIALICAILVIIFRYQLSYIFTGGTEVSNAVAELSPYLAISMLLNGVQPVLSVLLVLEGVAVGCGWQTFVAYVNVGCYYVVGIPLGVLLGFYFNLGVKGLWGGMIGGTIIQTLILLWVTYRTDWEKEVEKAVQRLNTWDAKKVPLLE from the exons ATGGATTCTAAAGGGAAAGACGACTATAACGAACACCTACTCCCTTCGCCAtcatcacaaccacaaccaccaccaccacctcaaaTCGGCGAGGATGTAAACTCGGCCCTCGAAAAAACCCTTTCGAACCGTGACTTAGCCACAGTCCAACGATGGTGGCTAGCGACATGGCTCGAAATGAAATACTTAATCCCATTAGCAGGACCAGCCATAGTAGTATACTTACTTAACAACGTTATATCGGTTTCGACACAAATATTTTGTGGACATCTTGGTAATCTTGAGCTTGCTGCTGCTTCTCTTGGTAATACTGGCATTCAAGTCTTAGCTTATGGCCTCATG CTCGGGATGGGAAGCGCAGTAGAGACATTATGTGGACAAGCATACGGGGCAAACAAATACGATATGCTCGGAATTTACATGCAAAGATCGACGATCCTCCTAACCGTCACCGCAATACCATTAACAATGGTCTACATATTCTCAAAGGACATCCTCTTAATACTAGGAGAGCCAGAGGACATAGCTTCAATGGCCCAAATTTTCATACTTGGGCTAATTCCACAAATATTCGCCTACGCTTGTAATTTCCCAATCCAAAAATTCCTCCAAGCCCAATCCATTGTCTTCCCTAGCGCGTACATCTCAGTCGCGGCCCTAGTGTTTCACATTTTCGCGTCTTGGTTTGTGATGTTCAAGTTGGGTTGGGGTTTGCTTGGAGCTTCATTGGTACTTAGTTTCTCTTGGTGGATAATTGTGGTGGCTCAATTTGTATATATAGTGTGTAATAGTCGGTTTAAGTATACTTGGACCGGGTTCAGTTCATCCGCTTTTAGCGGGCTTTGGCCTTTTCTCAAGTTATCCACTTCGTCGGCCGTGATGCTCTGCTTGGAGACTTGGTATTTCCAAATTTTGGTGTTGATTGCTGGATTGTTTGACAATGCTCAGCTTGCTTTGGACTCCCTCTCTGTAAG CATGTCAATATCAGGATGGGTGTTCATGATCTCACTGGGATTCAATGCAGCTGCAAG TGTAAGGGTGAGTAATGAGCTAGGAGCAAGGCATCCAAAGTCAGCATCATTTTCAGTAGTGGCAGTAACAGCAATGTCGTCCATCATCGCGCTAATATGCGCTATCCTTGTAATCATTTTCCGGTATCAGCTCAGTTATATCTTCACTGGTGGTACTGAAGTTTCTAATGCAGTTGCTGAACTGTCTCCTTATCTAGCCATCTCCATGTTACTCAATGGTGTTCAACCTGTTTTATCAG TTTTACTTGTACTTGAAGGTGTGGCAGTTGGATGTGGATGGCAAACATTTGTTGCCTATGTAAATGTGGGATGCTATTATGTGGTTGGGATACCTCTTGGTGTGCTCCTTGGTTTTTACTTTAATCTCGGAGTTAAG GGATTATGGGGAGGAATGATTGGAGGTACAATAATTCAAACTTTGATCTTATTATGGGTCACCTACAGGACTGATTGGGAAAAAGAG GTAGAGAAGGCCGTACAACGACTAAATACATGGGACGCGAAGAAAGTGCCTCTTCTCGAGTAA
- the LOC141593075 gene encoding calcium-dependent protein kinase 2-like, whose product MGLCASKTKISQGKFDGQNSEKRTNLSQHQQHLQQQQPQQQQTQQQHLQQQQHLQQQQLQQQQLQQQQQQRQQVVVVQQQQQQQQQPPPKPRIAINAPAMDTILGKKFEDIRSDYTLGKELGRGQFGITYLCTENATGKNYACKSILKRKLVSKSDREDIKREIQILQHLSGQPNIVEFKDVYEDRQSVHVVMELCAGGELFDRIIAQGHYSERAAAGICRQIVKVVQICHFMGVMHRDLKPENFLLSSKDDGAMLKATDFGLSVFIQEGKVYRDIVGSAYYVAPQVLRRSYGKEIDIWSAGIMLYILLSGVPPFWAETERGIFDAILKGGIDFESDPWPSISSSAKDLVKKMLNPDPKKRITPEEVLEHPWMIEGGDASDKPIDSAVLSRMKQFRAMNKLKKLALKVIAQNMAEEEIIGFKAMFTNMDTDNSGTITYEELKTGLAQLGSKLTEAEVKQLMEAADVDGNGTIDYTEFITATMNRHRLESEENLLKAFRYFDKDSSGFITTDELETAMMEYGIADESSIKEILSEVDTDNDGRINYEEFCTMMKSGTTQQVKLF is encoded by the exons ATGGGATTATGTGCCAGTAAAACCAAAATTTCTCAAGGTAAATTTGATGGGCAAAATTCAGAAAAAAGAACCAATCTTTCTCAACATCAACAACATTTGCAGCAACagcaaccacaacagcagcaaaCGCAACAGCAACATTTGCAGCAACAGCAACATTTGCAGCAACAGCAATTGCAGCAGCAACAGTTGCAGCAACAGCAGCAGCAAAGGCAGCAAGTTGTAGTTGTtcaacaacagcagcagcagcagcaacaaccaccaccaaaacCTAGAATTGCCATAAATGCCCCTGCAATGGATACAATATtagggaagaaatttgaggatatAAGGTCAGATTACACATTAGGTAAAGAATTGGGTAGGGGTCAATTTGGGATAACATATTTATGTACTGAGAATGCGACAGGGAAGAATTATGCATGTAAATCGATATTAAAGCGGAAATTAGTGAGTAAAAGCGATAGAGAAGATATTAAAAGGGAAATTCAGATATTACAGCATTTATCTGGACAACCAAATATTGTGGAATTTAAGGATGTTTATGAAGATAGACAAAGTGTTCATGTTGTTATGGAGTTGTGTGCAGGTGGTGAGTTATTTGATAGGATTATTGCTCAAGGTCATTATTCTGAGCGTGCTGCTGCTGGGATTTGTAGACAGATTGTTAAGGTTGTTCAGATTTGTCATTTTATGGGTGTTATGCATCGCGATCTTAAACCCGAGAATTTCTTGTTGTCTAGTAAGGATGATGGTGCTATGCTTAAGGCTACTGATTTTGGGTTGTCTGTGTTTATTCAAGAAG GAAAGGTGTACCGTGACATAGTGGGAAGTGCTTACTATGTGGCTCCTCAAGTTCTGCGAAGAAGTTATGGAAAGGAGATAGATATATGGAGTGCAGGGATTATGCTTTACATTCTACTCAGCGGTGTTCCACCTTTTTGGGCAG AAACCGAGAGAGGCATATTTGATGCCATATTGAAAGGAGGAATTGACTTTGAGAGTGATCCATGGCCATCTATATCAAGCAGTGCGAAGGACCTAGTCAAGAAAATGTTGAACCCCGATCCTAAGAAGCGGATAACCCCTGAAGAAGTCCTTG AACACCCTTGGATGATAGAAGGTGGAGATGCTTCCGACAAGCCTATCGATAGTGCTGTGCTTTCTAGGATGAAACAATTCAGGGCAATGAATAAGCTAAAGAAACTAGCTCTGAAG GTTATTGCACAAAATATGGCTGAAGAGGAAATTATCGGTTTCAAAGCTATGTTCACTAACATGGACACAGACAATAGCGGCACCATAACTTACGAGGAGCTGAAAACCGGGTTAGCTCAACTTGGGTCAAAGCTCACAGAGGCTGAAGTCAAGCAACTGATGGAAGCT GCTGATGTCGATGGGAATGGAACGATCGACTACACTGAATTTATCACAGCAACAATGAACCGACACAGATTGGAATCAGAGGAGAATCTACTCAAAGCATTTCGATATTTTGATAAGGATAGCAGCGG ATTCATCACAACAGATGAACTGGAAACTGCTATGATGGAGTACGGAATCGCTGATGAAAGTTCCATCAAGGAAATCCTGTCTGAAGTTGATACTGACAAT GATGGACGGATCAATTACGAAGAATTTTGTACTATGATGAAGAGTGGTACAACCCAACAAGTCAAACTCTTCTAG
- the LOC141593076 gene encoding putative GPI-anchored protein At1g61900 isoform X3: MRGGLLIYLTKLQSFSCFLVLFYFNVSYCSQLNDLSGSAPDGFLPMSPEGGPQPLFPFLAPSPLSPFTNSTIPKLSGVCPFDFSASENLMGITSTDCFTAFAPFLANVICCPQLQATLAVLVGQSSKDTKLLALNKTLASNCLSDVDQVLVSQGANDNLQQICNIHSSNLTEGSCPVKDVSEFEATVNTSKLLAACGKINLVDECCTQTCQNAISEAAQNITSKDGDLGKVPQLSVIAEDCTTIVQRWLASKLHPSRAKEVLRGLTNCNINKVCPLALPDTKLVVKKCANVISDKVACCSELESYLSHLQNQSFITNLQAVNCAAALGMKLQLQNVTSNVYNLCSVSLKKFSLQESGCLLQSMPSDVTFDQTTGITFLCDLNDNIPATWPSANQLTSTSCSKTVNIPALPAAASGQNGRRMKHHVYYFLIFLLAVPALV; the protein is encoded by the exons ATGAGAGGCGGATTGTTGATTTATCTCACCAAGCTCCAATCTTTCAGCTGTTTTCTTGTATTATTCT ATTTCAATGTATCATATTGTTCCCAATTAAATGATCTCAGCGGTTCCGCCCCAGATGGCTTCTTGCCCATGTCACCAGAAGGAGGTCCTCAACCCCTTTTCCCCTTTTTGGCACCTTCACCTTTGTCTCCATTTACAAATAGCACTATTCCTAAATTATCAG GAGTGTGTCCTTTTGACTTCTCTGCTTCTGAAAATCTTATGGGTATAACATCAACCGACTGTTTCACTGCTTTCGCACCATTCTTGGCTAATGTAATATGCTGTCCTCAGTTACAAGCCACCTTAGCTGTTTTAGTAGGTCAGTCTAGTAAAGATACAAAACTTCTTGCTCTCAATAAGACGCTCGCAAGTAATTGCCTCTCGGATGTTGACCAAGTACTAGTGAGTCAAGGTGCGAATGACAATCTTCAACAAATCTGCAATATTCATTCATCCAACCTAACCGAAGGCTCGTGTCCTGTCAAAGATGTTAGTGAGTTTGAGGCAACCGTGAATACTTCTAAGCTTCTTGCTGCATGCGGCAAGATTAATCTCGTGGATGAATGTTGTACCCAAACTTGTCAGAACGCTATATCTGAAGCTGCTCAGAATATTACCTCCAAAGATGGTGATCTGGGTAAAGTCCCTCAGCTTTCAGTTATTGCTGAAGATTGTACAACCATTGTTCAAAGGTGGTTGGCAAGTAAGCTTCACCCTTCACGTGCAAAAGAAGTACTAAGGGGGCTGACAAATTGCAATATCAACAAAG TGTGTCCGTTAGCTCTTCCCGATACTAAGCTTGTGGTGAAGAAATGTGCCAATGTAATAAGTGATAAAGTAGCATGCTGTAGTGAGCTCGAAAGCTACTTGAGTCACTTGCAGAACCAGAGCTTCATCACTAACTTGCAAGCCGTCAATTGTGCCGCTGCGCTTGGGATGAAGTTACAATTGCAGAATGTCACCTCAAATGTTTATAACCTTTGTTCTGTGAGCCTTAAGAAATTTTCCCTCCAAG AGTCCGGATGTCTTCTACAGAGCATGCCATCAGATGTGACTTTCGACCAGACTACAGGAATTACCTTCCTGTGCGACCTGAATGACAACATTCCAGCTACCTGGCCTTCTGCAAATCAATTGACATCAACATCTTGCAGTAAAA CAGTGAACATTCCTGCACTTCCCGCTGCTGCTTCTGGACAAAATG GTCGGCGCATGAAACACCATGTGTACTATTTCCTCATCTTTCTGTTAGCAGTTCCAGCTCTTGTATAA
- the LOC141593076 gene encoding putative GPI-anchored protein At1g61900 isoform X1 yields the protein MRGGLLIYLTKLQSFSCFLVLFYFNVSYCSQLNDLSGSAPDGFLPMSPEGGPQPLFPFLAPSPLSPFTNSTIPKLSGVCPFDFSASENLMGITSTDCFTAFAPFLANVICCPQLQATLAVLVGQSSKDTKLLALNKTLASNCLSDVDQVLVSQGANDNLQQICNIHSSNLTEGSCPVKDVSEFEATVNTSKLLAACGKINLVDECCTQTCQNAISEAAQNITSKDGDLGKVPQLSVIAEDCTTIVQRWLASKLHPSRAKEVLRGLTNCNINKVCPLALPDTKLVVKKCANVISDKVACCSELESYLSHLQNQSFITNLQAVNCAAALGMKLQLQNVTSNVYNLCSVSLKKFSLQAGIQESGCLLQSMPSDVTFDQTTGITFLCDLNDNIPATWPSANQLTSTSCSKTVNIPALPAAASGQNGRRMKHHVYYFLIFLLAVPALV from the exons ATGAGAGGCGGATTGTTGATTTATCTCACCAAGCTCCAATCTTTCAGCTGTTTTCTTGTATTATTCT ATTTCAATGTATCATATTGTTCCCAATTAAATGATCTCAGCGGTTCCGCCCCAGATGGCTTCTTGCCCATGTCACCAGAAGGAGGTCCTCAACCCCTTTTCCCCTTTTTGGCACCTTCACCTTTGTCTCCATTTACAAATAGCACTATTCCTAAATTATCAG GAGTGTGTCCTTTTGACTTCTCTGCTTCTGAAAATCTTATGGGTATAACATCAACCGACTGTTTCACTGCTTTCGCACCATTCTTGGCTAATGTAATATGCTGTCCTCAGTTACAAGCCACCTTAGCTGTTTTAGTAGGTCAGTCTAGTAAAGATACAAAACTTCTTGCTCTCAATAAGACGCTCGCAAGTAATTGCCTCTCGGATGTTGACCAAGTACTAGTGAGTCAAGGTGCGAATGACAATCTTCAACAAATCTGCAATATTCATTCATCCAACCTAACCGAAGGCTCGTGTCCTGTCAAAGATGTTAGTGAGTTTGAGGCAACCGTGAATACTTCTAAGCTTCTTGCTGCATGCGGCAAGATTAATCTCGTGGATGAATGTTGTACCCAAACTTGTCAGAACGCTATATCTGAAGCTGCTCAGAATATTACCTCCAAAGATGGTGATCTGGGTAAAGTCCCTCAGCTTTCAGTTATTGCTGAAGATTGTACAACCATTGTTCAAAGGTGGTTGGCAAGTAAGCTTCACCCTTCACGTGCAAAAGAAGTACTAAGGGGGCTGACAAATTGCAATATCAACAAAG TGTGTCCGTTAGCTCTTCCCGATACTAAGCTTGTGGTGAAGAAATGTGCCAATGTAATAAGTGATAAAGTAGCATGCTGTAGTGAGCTCGAAAGCTACTTGAGTCACTTGCAGAACCAGAGCTTCATCACTAACTTGCAAGCCGTCAATTGTGCCGCTGCGCTTGGGATGAAGTTACAATTGCAGAATGTCACCTCAAATGTTTATAACCTTTGTTCTGTGAGCCTTAAGAAATTTTCCCTCCAAG CTGGAATCCAAG AGTCCGGATGTCTTCTACAGAGCATGCCATCAGATGTGACTTTCGACCAGACTACAGGAATTACCTTCCTGTGCGACCTGAATGACAACATTCCAGCTACCTGGCCTTCTGCAAATCAATTGACATCAACATCTTGCAGTAAAA CAGTGAACATTCCTGCACTTCCCGCTGCTGCTTCTGGACAAAATG GTCGGCGCATGAAACACCATGTGTACTATTTCCTCATCTTTCTGTTAGCAGTTCCAGCTCTTGTATAA